The genomic DNA TGGAGGGCCTTTTCTAGGCGGGTTTTGCTCTTTGTGGTAATTTCATCCACAATACTGGTATCAAAGCTAGAGATATCCTGGTAAGCCCGGGTATCAATGGCATGCACCAAGTGGAGGTGGGCGTGATTGCGGTTCGCAATGGCGATGGCTTTTTCAAACGCGAGTTCAGCACCGTAAGAACCGTCAACGGGAACTAAGATTTCATTGTATTCTTGTAACATAAATAATCACCTCATTTAGAGTAGCACCTGATTTAACCACCTTTATTTTAACGCTCTTTGGCGGAAATAGCAGTGCCTAACGATTCATAAAGGGGATTAAGCAGAATTCGGGAATTAAGCACCCACCACAACCCGCAATCAAGGCAATTACCAACAGAATTTGATTGTCCAAGCAGACGGCAATCACCGTCACCAGGGCAATCAGGAGTAGGCCACTGCCACTAATGCGGAGGAGGCGTTGCAAAGCTGGGTAGCGTTCGGGATGAAACAGCAGAAAGGGCCGCTTTTGGTGGCGCAAAAAATAACTGCCATTCACGACTAGGAGAGCTGCAAAGACAAGGGCTAAGCCATTAATCATGATGTTGATCCTCCTGATCCTGGTTGTGAGAAGTTGGATGGTGCTGAGCCTGCCATAACTTCTGGTACTGTTTGGCATACGCCCGCTCCATTTTCCCCGTTTCCTTAGGTTGGTAGTACTGCGCGTCTTTTAACTGGTCGGGCAAATACTGCTGGTTGACCCACCCGTTTTGAAAGTTGTGTGGGTATTGGTAACCAGTGTGCCCCAGTTCTGTGGCGCCTTTAAAATGGGCATCACGCAGATACGGTGGAATGGCACCGTAATTACCAGACCGGACGTCCGCCAGGGCACCCTGCATGGCATCCATGGCGGAATTGGATTTGGGAGAAAGCGCCAGTTCAATGAGGACGTTGGCGACCGGAATTTGGGCCTCCGGAAGGCCCACGCGTTCGGCAGCTTGGAGGGCAGTGACGGCCCGCGCCGCAGCTGGGGGATTAGCTAGGCCGACATCTTCGTACGCGATGACCAAGAGTCGTCGGATGAGCGAGGTTAAATCGCCCGCTTCAATTAAACGCGCCGCGTAGTGCAGAGCAGCATTGGGATCAGAGCCCCGGACTGACTTTTGCAGGGCCGACAGGACGTTATAGTGGGCGTCACCGTCTTTATCCTGGGTGAGAGCCTGTTGTTGTAAACAGGCCTCGACATCACTAAGGGTGACCCGAATCTGCCCGTCGGTTTTGGGCGTTGAGCGGACGGCGAGTTCAAGGGCGTTGAGCGCGCTCCGCAAATCACCGTTGGTGCGGTGGCTGAGGAAGTTACGGGCATCGTCAGCCAGGTCGACGGGTTCCTTACCAAGCCCGCGCTCGCGATCTTGTAATGCCCGGTCAATCGCCGTGTTGATGTCAGCACTAGCCAATGGATGGACCGGAAAAATCTGGGTCCGGGACCGAATGGCGGGACTAATGTTAATGTACGGGTTCTCGGTAGTCGCCCCGATTAAAATAATTTGGCCACTCTCTAACAGGGGGAGGAGAAAATCCTGCTTGGTTTTATCCAAGCGGTGAATTTCGTCTAACAGGAGGACAACCGTCCCACTCATTTTGGCTTCCTCTGCGACAATTTGCAGGTCTTTTTTGGTGTCCGTTGCTGCATTTAGCGAGCGAAACGCATACTGAGATGATCCGGCAATGGCACTGGCGATGCTCGTTTTCCCCGTTCCGGGCGGTCCGTAGAGAATCATCGAGGAGAGGAGGTGAGCCTTAACCATGCGGTTGATGATTTTGCCGGGTCCCACCAAGTCAGCTTGCCCGACGATTTCTTCAATTTTAGTTGGTCGCATGCGATAGGCAAGTGGTTTTTGCATATTCAAGCCTCATTAGAAATGATTAGTGATGAAAAAGACGGTGCCAAAATGAAGGGGTCTTGTCAGGTTTAGCGGTGGGTTCGGGGGTTGTTTTAAATTGGACGTCGGCAACGTTAAGCGCCGTTGCAGCTGCCACCACAATCCCGGCTTGTTCCGGTTCCGTTCCATATTCGGCACTGTTTTTTAAAGTATACTTTGCGTGCAGACGTGCTGCAATTTTGAGGTAGGGACTCTGGTCCGCTTGGGGTAAATTACCATTAATTAGTAATCCGTAATCAGAGTGGTCCTTTAGGAGCGCTTCGACCTGAGTCGGGGCTTCTGGATTAGTTACAGCGGCTACGGGAATCACTAGGGCGACTCGTTCACGAAAGGTTCCAAGGTAGCGCCGTTGTTCATCCGGATTAATTTGGGGGGTTCCACCATTAATGGCCTGATCCAGTCGGGCTTGAACATTATTTTCGGTTGGCATCATTGTCCTCCTTTAACATGGTTGGTTAGGTTTCATTGTAACATCAAACGCAGGATAACAAAAAAGCGACCTCGCACGAGATCGCTTTGAGCGGCACTTTTTTAACGGTTGTAAAATTCAACCACGAGAGAAGTGTCAATGTTAGCATTCAATTCATCTGGTTGTGGTAGGCGCGTTAAGGAACCTTCCAACTTATCAGCGTCGAAAGAAACATAAGTTGGGCGACTAACTACCGCTTCAACAGCTTCTTTGATGATGGCTAAATTCTTGGACTTTTCGCGAACCCCAATTACTTGACCAGGTTCAACTTCGTAAGAGGGAATGTCAACGCGCTTGCCGTCAACCGTAATGTGACCGTGGTTAACTAATTGCCGTGCTTGCCGACGAGTAGTAGCTAACCCTAATCGGTAGACAACGTTATCAAGCCGTTGTTCCAACTTAATTTCGAAGTTATCACCGTGCTTACCTTCCCGAATTTTACCAGCCTTTAAGAAAAGGGAGTAAAATTGACGTTCCGTTAAGCCGTACATGTAACGCATCTTTTGCTTTTCACGGAGTTGAATCCCATATTCAGAAAGCTTTTGACGCCGACCTTGACCGTGCATACCAGGAGCGTAAGGACGACGTTGTAATTCCTTACCAGTTCCTGATAAAGAAATGCCAAGGCGCCGAGAAATTCTCCAGCTTGGTCCAGTATATCTAGACATAAATAAATCCTCCAATAAAATAATTTGGAGTAAAATAACCAAATGTACATTTAGTATTCGTGCATATCTCTCAGAACTTTCACCTTAGCAGCCGGTGGGTTACTAATTAAACTATTCTAATGATAGCAAAGACATGTTGACGAGCTTACCATGTACCGCTGCATTATTTTACACATAAACCATTTTAGGGTAATTTGATCCCGCTGTCAATGAAAGGGGTGGTTTTTCTCGGAGGCGAGCTGCTTTACGGGGCCTTTCTATGGTATAATTCAATCAGCAACCTGAGAGCGAAAATCAGTTCACAAATCTAATTAGGCAAAGGTCGGAAATCATGTTAAACGTTATTATTGGGATTATCGTGATCGTGGTAATTATTTACATTGCAATCGTGCTGTACCAAAAGACTTTGTTAAAGCAGGGCAAAACCATGGAGGCGGAATTAAACCGGCTCCAGCAGCTGGATTTACCCGAGCAGTTAACCAAGGTGAAGCAGCTCGTGCTAACAGGGGACTCGTTAACTCGGTTAGAAACGGCCGAACGGGATTACGAACAGGTGCGCCAGTCTCAGTTTCCCCAAATTGCCCAGGACCTAACGGCAGCAGAGCAAGCCGGCAAGGGGCTCAACTTCTTAAAAACGCGGGATGACATTGACAATGCGCACGCAG from Fructilactobacillus ixorae includes the following:
- a CDS encoding replication-associated recombination protein A is translated as MQKPLAYRMRPTKIEEIVGQADLVGPGKIINRMVKAHLLSSMILYGPPGTGKTSIASAIAGSSQYAFRSLNAATDTKKDLQIVAEEAKMSGTVVLLLDEIHRLDKTKQDFLLPLLESGQIILIGATTENPYINISPAIRSRTQIFPVHPLASADINTAIDRALQDRERGLGKEPVDLADDARNFLSHRTNGDLRSALNALELAVRSTPKTDGQIRVTLSDVEACLQQQALTQDKDGDAHYNVLSALQKSVRGSDPNAALHYAARLIEAGDLTSLIRRLLVIAYEDVGLANPPAAARAVTALQAAERVGLPEAQIPVANVLIELALSPKSNSAMDAMQGALADVRSGNYGAIPPYLRDAHFKGATELGHTGYQYPHNFQNGWVNQQYLPDQLKDAQYYQPKETGKMERAYAKQYQKLWQAQHHPTSHNQDQEDQHHD
- a CDS encoding YueI family protein, with amino-acid sequence MMPTENNVQARLDQAINGGTPQINPDEQRRYLGTFRERVALVIPVAAVTNPEAPTQVEALLKDHSDYGLLINGNLPQADQSPYLKIAARLHAKYTLKNSAEYGTEPEQAGIVVAAATALNVADVQFKTTPEPTAKPDKTPSFWHRLFHH
- the rpsD gene encoding 30S ribosomal protein S4, translated to MSRYTGPSWRISRRLGISLSGTGKELQRRPYAPGMHGQGRRQKLSEYGIQLREKQKMRYMYGLTERQFYSLFLKAGKIREGKHGDNFEIKLEQRLDNVVYRLGLATTRRQARQLVNHGHITVDGKRVDIPSYEVEPGQVIGVREKSKNLAIIKEAVEAVVSRPTYVSFDADKLEGSLTRLPQPDELNANIDTSLVVEFYNR